Proteins from one Bacteriovorax sp. BAL6_X genomic window:
- a CDS encoding 3-oxoacyl-ACP synthase III family protein, giving the protein MGVLASKIIGVGSYVPPQVFKNSDIEEMMNTSNEWIVQRTGIEQRHWADAKTSTSDLALKASEEAIVNAGINKEDIDMIILATLSPDFDFPGTGCFLQDKLGLSEIPAIDIRQQCSGFLYAMTVADKFIASGSNKNILVVGAEVHSKGLDQTPEGRNVSVLFGDGAGAIVMSATEVNDKKTEPCFIDASLHSEGKYAKELWLPAAGTGFDSTERLSQAMLDEKLHYPQMNGKTVFVHAVKRMTEALSKLMAKNGVTVDDVDVFLFHQANLRINSKVAEVMGIPEEKVFNTIQKYGNTTAATIPLGMHDAMKEGVLKPGMLVASAAFGAGFTWAASLYRV; this is encoded by the coding sequence ATGGGTGTTTTGGCAAGTAAAATTATTGGTGTGGGTTCTTACGTTCCACCACAGGTTTTTAAAAATTCAGATATCGAAGAAATGATGAATACATCTAATGAATGGATTGTTCAGCGTACTGGAATTGAGCAACGTCATTGGGCCGATGCAAAGACTTCAACTTCAGATCTTGCTCTAAAAGCGAGCGAAGAGGCCATCGTAAATGCAGGCATTAATAAAGAAGATATCGACATGATTATCTTAGCGACTCTCTCTCCTGACTTTGACTTTCCGGGGACAGGTTGTTTCCTACAAGACAAGCTTGGCCTGTCTGAAATTCCTGCTATTGATATTCGTCAACAGTGTTCAGGCTTTCTTTATGCCATGACTGTTGCCGATAAATTTATTGCTAGTGGTTCAAATAAGAATATTCTTGTTGTTGGTGCTGAAGTTCACTCAAAAGGTTTAGATCAAACTCCAGAGGGGAGAAATGTTTCTGTACTCTTTGGTGATGGTGCAGGTGCTATCGTTATGAGTGCAACAGAAGTTAATGATAAGAAGACTGAACCGTGTTTTATCGATGCCTCTCTTCATAGTGAAGGAAAGTATGCAAAAGAACTTTGGCTTCCAGCTGCGGGGACTGGTTTTGATTCAACTGAAAGACTTTCACAGGCCATGCTTGATGAAAAACTACACTACCCACAGATGAATGGGAAAACTGTTTTCGTTCACGCTGTAAAAAGAATGACAGAAGCACTTTCAAAGCTAATGGCCAAAAATGGTGTAACAGTTGACGACGTTGATGTTTTCTTATTCCACCAAGCAAACTTAAGAATCAACTCTAAAGTTGCAGAGGTGATGGGAATTCCTGAAGAGAAAGTTTTCAACACAATTCAAAAATATGGAAATACAACTGCTGCGACAATTCCTCTAGGAATGCACGATGCGATGAAAGAAGGCGTTCTTAAGCCTGGTATGCTTGTGGCAAGTGCTGCATTCGGTGCTGGTTTTACTTGGGCCGCTTCTCTCTACCGCGTGTAA
- a CDS encoding NAD+ synthase yields the protein MQIVIHQTEHTIGNFTQVYKYIENLVQSQGFQNKIHIFPETFLTGYPLQDLVLQKSFIRDYHEMLGALKDLFAKTNFDNHTALLIGGLRYDFEENSEIPSNIYNVVYEVTKDANLKDIYKKCLLPAYDIFDETKYYTPGDSATIWTLGDYKFGLLICEDMWHSKQYTVDPLQLLMDKAKGESLNGVINLSASPWNIDKEEKRLKRASEISKVFGIPFYYVNKVGAEDEIIFDGASFVVNGQTVIAKARSFVADIMEVEVGASVKIGTLGSAPQGKHSWESLFGPHIEKTPNGARLRPLSEEKLDAILGAINLGLQDYARKCGMNKFLVALSGGIDSALVLTLVKLFLRPGQEVEAIYMPSKFSAGLSWEISEELCKNLGVKLHNVPIKFLHSSVQNLFQDLLEPLSGLADENIQSRLRGALLYARSNQTGAMVINTSNKSELAVGYSTLYGDSVGALSILGDLYKSEVFALSKHINKNFNNLIPTAVIERPPSAELRAEQKDEDSLPPYDTLDMILESYLSYRYDMEDLLKLGLNKTEVERVIKLILNSEYKRQQFCPILKLKDKSFGFGRRVPICKKVEFNLD from the coding sequence ATGCAAATAGTCATTCATCAAACTGAACACACCATTGGCAACTTTACACAAGTTTACAAATACATAGAGAATCTTGTTCAATCCCAAGGCTTTCAAAATAAAATTCATATCTTTCCAGAGACATTTTTAACAGGGTATCCCCTACAAGACTTAGTTCTACAAAAATCATTTATTCGCGATTACCACGAAATGCTAGGTGCGCTCAAAGATTTATTTGCTAAGACAAACTTTGATAATCATACGGCCTTGTTAATCGGAGGGCTCCGTTATGATTTTGAAGAAAATAGTGAGATTCCTTCAAATATCTATAACGTCGTTTATGAAGTGACTAAAGACGCTAATTTAAAAGATATTTATAAAAAGTGTCTACTGCCGGCCTATGATATTTTTGATGAAACGAAATACTATACGCCAGGAGACTCTGCGACAATTTGGACTCTAGGAGACTATAAATTCGGTCTGCTTATTTGTGAAGATATGTGGCACTCAAAACAATATACAGTTGATCCTCTCCAGCTTCTTATGGACAAGGCCAAAGGAGAGAGCTTAAACGGAGTCATCAATCTAAGTGCGTCGCCGTGGAATATTGATAAAGAAGAGAAACGCCTTAAAAGGGCCAGCGAAATTTCTAAAGTGTTTGGTATCCCTTTTTACTATGTAAATAAAGTGGGTGCAGAAGATGAAATTATTTTTGATGGTGCAAGTTTCGTCGTCAATGGCCAAACAGTCATTGCCAAGGCCAGGTCATTCGTTGCCGACATTATGGAAGTTGAAGTAGGAGCATCTGTAAAAATAGGAACACTTGGGTCGGCACCTCAGGGGAAACACTCTTGGGAATCTCTTTTTGGCCCTCATATTGAAAAGACACCAAATGGGGCAAGGCTTAGGCCACTGAGTGAAGAAAAGCTCGATGCGATTCTAGGGGCCATCAACCTAGGTCTACAAGACTATGCCAGAAAATGTGGAATGAACAAATTCCTTGTGGCCCTTTCGGGTGGAATTGACTCGGCCCTTGTCTTAACACTTGTTAAATTATTTTTACGTCCAGGACAAGAAGTTGAGGCCATCTATATGCCTTCAAAATTCTCAGCAGGCCTAAGCTGGGAAATAAGCGAAGAGCTATGCAAGAATCTTGGAGTTAAACTTCACAATGTACCAATTAAGTTTCTCCACTCATCAGTCCAAAACCTATTTCAAGACTTGCTAGAACCACTCTCAGGGCTGGCCGATGAAAATATTCAATCACGTCTTAGAGGGGCCCTGTTATATGCGCGCTCAAATCAAACTGGGGCGATGGTTATTAATACATCTAATAAGTCTGAGCTAGCTGTTGGTTACTCGACTCTATATGGTGACTCTGTTGGGGCACTTAGCATTCTTGGGGATCTCTATAAGAGTGAGGTCTTCGCCCTATCTAAGCATATCAATAAGAACTTCAACAATCTTATTCCGACGGCCGTTATTGAAAGGCCACCAAGTGCGGAACTAAGGGCCGAACAAAAAGATGAAGATTCTTTACCCCCATACGATACCCTCGATATGATATTAGAATCATACCTTTCTTATCGCTATGACATGGAAGACCTTCTTAAGCTTGGGTTAAACAAAACTGAAGTTGAAAGAGTCATTAAACTGATATTAAATAGTGAGTACAAAAGGCAGCAGTTCTGTCCTATTTTAAAACTTAAAGATAAAAGCTTTGGTTTTGGAAGACGGGTGCCGATATGTAAGAAAGTTGAATTTAATTTAGACTAG
- a CDS encoding tRNA-uridine aminocarboxypropyltransferase, giving the protein MAKRNHCPKCQRPQNQCLCHTIEQVPLENRLIILQDQKESIHPFNTARLAKLVSPEIELVTSENINEELIQEIKLLRPFLLFKNEGSIALKSENIHLLESNNFIVLDGTWKKARKIYHTWPQLSELPCFHLELSDQKTIYQSIRKSCGETHLSTLEAITETLFMLGEIQENQRNQLLAPLKELIKQQEAFQHKPN; this is encoded by the coding sequence ATGGCCAAACGAAATCATTGTCCCAAGTGCCAACGGCCACAAAACCAGTGCCTATGTCACACAATTGAACAAGTACCTTTAGAAAATAGGCTAATCATTCTACAGGATCAAAAGGAGTCAATTCATCCTTTTAACACGGCCAGACTTGCAAAGCTCGTATCACCAGAAATTGAACTTGTGACTAGTGAGAATATAAATGAAGAGTTAATACAAGAGATTAAGCTTCTAAGGCCATTTCTACTTTTTAAAAATGAAGGATCAATTGCCCTAAAAAGTGAAAATATTCACTTATTAGAAAGTAATAATTTTATTGTTTTAGATGGAACTTGGAAGAAGGCCAGAAAGATCTATCATACATGGCCACAGTTGAGTGAGCTTCCTTGTTTTCACTTGGAACTAAGTGATCAAAAGACAATTTATCAAAGTATTCGCAAGTCTTGCGGTGAGACCCACTTATCAACTCTTGAGGCCATCACAGAAACTCTATTTATGCTAGGAGAGATTCAAGAAAATCAAAGAAATCAGCTTCTTGCGCCGTTAAAAGAGCTTATAAAACAACAAGAAGCCTTTCAACACAAACCCAATTAA
- a CDS encoding NAD-dependent epimerase/dehydratase family protein, with the protein MSQLPMEHKGKNFLIAGAAGFVPSTVAQLYLEKGATVYGLDNFITGSKSNVELLSKYKNFHFIECDIINGLPDFGDVKFDFILSLASPASPIDFKIIPLEIMMVNSIGTQHLLDLAKDHGARFLEASTSEVYGDPEIHPQVEDYVGHVNPIGPRSCYDEAKRYAEALTMTYFRKFEVDTRIIRIFNTYGPRMRPDDGRVIPNFINQALEGADITVYGDGSQTRSFCYVTDLANAIDHVLMLGDHMPYNIGNPDEYTIKETGELIVEALESDSKLSYQDLPKDDPKRRRPDINRVMKLGYLPKVTFAEGIEKTAKYFRDLKDR; encoded by the coding sequence ATGAGCCAATTACCAATGGAACATAAAGGTAAGAATTTTTTAATTGCAGGAGCAGCTGGATTTGTTCCTTCAACAGTTGCCCAGCTTTACCTTGAAAAAGGTGCAACTGTTTATGGATTAGATAATTTTATTACTGGTTCTAAGTCGAATGTTGAACTTCTGTCTAAGTATAAAAATTTCCATTTTATTGAGTGTGATATTATTAATGGTCTTCCTGATTTTGGTGACGTGAAATTTGACTTTATTCTTTCTCTAGCATCACCTGCTTCACCAATTGATTTTAAAATAATTCCGTTGGAAATTATGATGGTAAACTCTATTGGAACACAACATCTTCTTGATCTTGCAAAAGATCACGGTGCAAGGTTCTTAGAAGCCTCAACTTCTGAAGTTTATGGTGATCCTGAGATTCATCCGCAAGTTGAGGACTATGTTGGCCATGTAAATCCAATTGGGCCAAGGAGTTGCTACGATGAAGCTAAGCGTTACGCTGAAGCTTTAACAATGACGTATTTCAGAAAGTTTGAAGTGGATACTCGTATCATACGTATCTTTAATACTTATGGACCTCGAATGCGCCCTGACGATGGCCGTGTTATTCCAAATTTTATTAATCAAGCACTTGAGGGTGCAGACATCACTGTTTATGGTGACGGTAGTCAGACACGCTCTTTTTGTTATGTAACGGATCTGGCCAATGCGATCGATCACGTTCTAATGCTAGGTGATCATATGCCATATAATATTGGAAACCCTGATGAGTATACAATTAAGGAGACTGGGGAGCTAATCGTAGAGGCGCTTGAGTCAGATTCAAAGCTTTCTTATCAAGATCTACCAAAAGATGATCCAAAACGTAGAAGGCCTGATATTAATCGTGTTATGAAGTTAGGATACCTACCAAAAGTAACTTTTGCTGAAGGTATTGAGAAAACTGCTAAATACTTTAGAGATTTAAAAGATAGGTAA
- a CDS encoding arginyltransferase, with amino-acid sequence MKMILGLRVSDLDQCPYLKEEMEQHEFFFSSELNDVELDFLLERGWRKFGQFIFRPLCPNCQKCIPIRVDLKKFKLTKNQSKFLKRNHNKGLQVKFSPLLYRQKHFEIYRLHGQNRFVDSIDATIIDNEILFKETFYRFTGTQLLSEVFYDNKLVAFGILEQSQNALSSVYFCYDPQFEKMSLGHLGALAEIMHAKNMGLEYYYLGYWIEENDFMRYKSRYTPYQLYDWNLKSWES; translated from the coding sequence ATGAAAATGATTCTAGGCCTTCGAGTTAGCGATCTTGATCAGTGTCCTTATTTAAAAGAGGAAATGGAACAACATGAGTTCTTCTTTAGTTCTGAATTAAATGATGTTGAATTAGACTTTTTGCTTGAGCGTGGTTGGAGAAAGTTTGGCCAATTCATTTTTAGGCCCTTATGTCCCAACTGCCAAAAGTGTATTCCCATTCGAGTTGACCTTAAAAAATTCAAGCTAACAAAGAATCAATCTAAGTTTTTAAAAAGAAATCACAATAAAGGGCTGCAAGTAAAGTTTTCTCCGCTCTTATATAGACAAAAACACTTTGAAATTTACCGCCTACATGGACAAAACCGTTTTGTTGACAGTATTGATGCAACAATCATTGATAACGAAATACTATTTAAAGAAACATTTTATCGCTTCACTGGTACTCAGCTACTAAGTGAGGTTTTCTATGATAACAAATTGGTGGCCTTTGGAATTTTAGAGCAATCCCAAAATGCATTAAGTAGCGTTTATTTTTGTTATGATCCTCAATTTGAAAAAATGAGCTTGGGCCATCTTGGTGCGCTTGCTGAAATTATGCATGCTAAGAATATGGGACTTGAATATTACTATCTTGGCTACTGGATTGAAGAGAATGATTTTATGAGATACAAGTCTCGTTACACTCCTTACCAGTTATATGACTGGAATCTAAAGAGCTGGGAGAGCTAA
- a CDS encoding DMT family transporter, whose amino-acid sequence MKGLSFILIACFIWALDTLIRYPLLYKYNSSEIIVFGEHLFLTILFLPTLYIARKKILKMKPFEMLCFFMIGAMGSAIATLTFTKSFALLNPSLVILLQKLQPFIAISLAYLILKERITKRFLLWAAVSLFGAALISYQDINSAINLIKTGQVSFDRSSLYGLCLALISVMSWGSATVFGKYLMKKNWLEKEVMSLRFAVGLLAIIPFMIGTGTGLSFPIELWGKVSILALISGIFGMYFYYRGLGLVSAKVCTIAEMSFPFFAVIINWLALDQKLSVVQLLGGAFLLLGSTMLQLANRKHELNIQVN is encoded by the coding sequence GTGAAAGGTTTAAGCTTTATTCTCATTGCTTGTTTCATTTGGGCGTTGGATACGCTTATTCGATATCCTCTACTCTATAAGTACAATAGCAGTGAGATCATTGTTTTTGGGGAACACTTATTTCTTACCATTCTCTTTCTTCCGACGCTTTATATTGCAAGAAAGAAAATCTTAAAGATGAAGCCATTTGAAATGCTTTGCTTTTTTATGATTGGTGCGATGGGGTCGGCCATTGCAACGTTAACTTTTACAAAATCGTTTGCTCTCTTAAATCCCTCATTAGTTATCCTCTTACAAAAATTACAGCCATTTATTGCTATAAGCCTCGCTTATCTTATCTTAAAAGAGCGTATTACTAAGCGTTTTCTTTTGTGGGCAGCTGTTTCATTATTTGGGGCAGCACTAATTAGCTACCAAGATATTAATAGTGCTATTAATTTGATTAAGACTGGGCAGGTTAGCTTCGATCGCTCATCTCTGTATGGGCTTTGCTTGGCCCTCATTTCTGTTATGAGCTGGGGGAGTGCGACTGTATTTGGGAAATACCTAATGAAGAAAAACTGGCTTGAAAAAGAAGTGATGTCACTTCGCTTTGCTGTTGGTCTTCTTGCTATTATTCCTTTCATGATCGGAACAGGTACAGGACTTAGTTTTCCAATTGAGTTATGGGGAAAGGTCAGTATCTTGGCCCTCATTTCTGGAATTTTTGGAATGTACTTCTACTATAGGGGACTAGGGCTAGTATCTGCTAAGGTTTGTACAATTGCCGAGATGTCTTTTCCTTTTTTTGCGGTCATTATTAACTGGCTTGCCCTTGATCAGAAGCTTAGCGTGGTTCAGCTACTGGGAGGAGCATTTTTACTGCTGGGATCAACGATGCTACAATTAGCTAATAGAAAACACGAATTAAATATACAAGTTAATTAG
- a CDS encoding alpha-ketoglutarate-dependent dioxygenase AlkB, protein MSQFNLFGASDNMKVNEEVVYNLKDGTVVYYPNFFAKTKVEFNDLKSILRWQEGEITLYGKTHAIPRLHAWYSDDKDYSYSGVKLPRNNWNESLNILKEEIEKITKHQFNGCLCNLYRDGRDYAAWHSDDEFSLGRNPVIASASFGESRKFVLKHRFDKSVEKVEIVLEDKSLLIMKGALQHNWKHQLNKTAKEVDERINLTFRYIVD, encoded by the coding sequence ATGAGTCAATTTAATCTCTTTGGTGCAAGTGATAATATGAAAGTTAACGAAGAAGTCGTCTACAATCTAAAAGACGGGACTGTCGTTTATTATCCAAATTTCTTTGCAAAGACTAAAGTTGAATTTAATGACTTGAAGAGTATCCTCAGATGGCAAGAAGGTGAAATTACTCTTTATGGTAAAACCCACGCGATTCCAAGGTTACATGCTTGGTATAGTGATGATAAAGATTATAGTTACTCGGGTGTTAAGCTACCTCGTAATAATTGGAATGAGAGCTTAAACATTTTAAAAGAAGAGATTGAAAAAATAACAAAGCATCAATTTAACGGTTGTCTATGTAATTTATATCGTGATGGGAGAGACTATGCGGCCTGGCATAGTGACGATGAATTTAGCCTGGGAAGAAATCCTGTCATTGCTTCTGCTTCATTTGGAGAGTCCCGTAAATTCGTATTAAAGCATCGCTTTGATAAGTCTGTTGAGAAAGTTGAGATAGTTCTTGAAGATAAGAGCCTCCTCATTATGAAAGGAGCGCTTCAACACAATTGGAAGCATCAATTAAATAAGACGGCCAAAGAAGTTGATGAAAGAATCAACTTAACTTTTCGCTATATTGTTGATTAG
- a CDS encoding endonuclease I family protein → MTKLSHLLVLIYILTSFNTQAAYSSTQLTNYSYYPEDTTQFISRTLIRAKKNSDLNPSEKIKEKLREIIISAHIRTPNQKDTLASDCTNRQNCFMQRTPRNYKEARKYLFGDVYLQTSTKGLYVKDIYCNQEVGKENGVGRMQIPNHQVMNCEHSWPQSRFNPRENRNTQKNDLHHLFPANSRANSSRSNHPFGEVNGRVVNSNCQVSHIGEVDYANETTTSFEPPEEIRGNIARALFYFSTRYNLPIDEAQEFYLRKWHNDDPVDAFEEQINNRIFEIQNSRNPFIDDETLVDAIKDF, encoded by the coding sequence ATGACTAAGCTTAGTCACCTTTTGGTGTTAATCTACATTCTAACGAGTTTCAATACGCAAGCAGCGTATAGCTCAACCCAGCTGACGAATTACTCCTACTACCCAGAGGATACGACTCAGTTCATCTCAAGAACCCTTATTAGAGCAAAGAAGAATTCTGATCTTAACCCTTCAGAGAAAATTAAAGAAAAACTAAGAGAAATTATAATTTCTGCTCATATTAGAACACCTAATCAAAAAGACACCTTGGCCAGTGATTGTACAAATAGACAAAATTGCTTTATGCAAAGAACACCTCGTAATTATAAAGAAGCGAGAAAGTACCTTTTTGGAGATGTCTATCTTCAAACATCAACAAAAGGTCTCTACGTAAAAGATATTTACTGTAACCAAGAAGTTGGTAAAGAAAATGGTGTTGGTAGAATGCAAATACCTAACCACCAAGTCATGAATTGTGAACACAGCTGGCCACAATCAAGATTTAACCCTAGAGAAAATCGCAATACACAAAAGAATGATCTTCACCATTTGTTTCCTGCAAACTCAAGAGCAAACTCATCACGCAGTAATCACCCATTTGGCGAAGTTAATGGAAGAGTTGTGAATTCTAATTGTCAGGTTTCGCATATTGGTGAAGTCGATTATGCAAATGAAACAACAACATCATTTGAACCACCTGAAGAAATTAGAGGTAATATCGCAAGAGCTCTTTTCTACTTCTCAACTCGCTACAATCTTCCTATTGATGAAGCACAGGAGTTCTATTTGAGAAAGTGGCATAATGATGATCCTGTTGATGCATTTGAGGAACAAATTAATAATCGAATTTTTGAAATTCAAAATAGTCGTAATCCATTTATCGACGATGAAACTCTAGTTGATGCTATTAAAGATTTTTAA
- the trmFO gene encoding methylenetetrahydrofolate--tRNA-(uracil(54)-C(5))-methyltransferase (FADH(2)-oxidizing) TrmFO, translating to MSNSQKVIVIGAGMAGSEAANFLANHGVEVILVENKTIQKNPAQKIDAFAELVCTNSLKSMNPASGHGLLKYEMDALGSIILDSARKHAVPAGDALAVDRDGFSGEVTDRLHKNENITIVAQDASDPQALMAEYQADACIIASGPLTTEGLSNWIVKNISNDDFYFYDAIAPVVDGDSLDYSKLYYKDRHKPVSEEEGEEADYLNAPMNQEQYEAFIAELVKAEKVAAQNFEDYKFFESCLPVDIMAERGVDTARFSCMKPIGLELPDGTLPYACVQLRRENLLGSAFNMVGFQTRLKYPEQTRVFKMIPGFENASFLHLGSVHRNSFINSRTLLDFDLSVKKFPNIYFAGQITGVEGYTESASMGQYVALQLLKKLRGEEVKQFPVETGLGALVNYIMTVPKPTPSNINFGLLPPVTLTKEQRRDRKNRKKVKKQLASDRAKLVFDEFMSGYFTK from the coding sequence TTGTCTAATTCGCAAAAAGTAATTGTTATTGGTGCTGGAATGGCCGGTAGTGAAGCTGCCAACTTTTTAGCAAATCATGGTGTTGAAGTTATTCTTGTAGAAAATAAAACGATCCAAAAGAATCCAGCACAAAAAATCGATGCATTCGCAGAATTAGTATGCACGAACTCACTTAAGTCGATGAACCCTGCTTCTGGGCATGGACTTCTTAAATATGAGATGGATGCTCTTGGATCAATTATTCTAGATTCTGCTAGAAAGCATGCGGTTCCAGCAGGGGATGCTCTTGCGGTAGATCGTGATGGCTTCTCTGGCGAAGTAACTGATCGTCTTCATAAGAATGAAAATATCACAATTGTTGCGCAAGATGCATCAGATCCTCAGGCGCTAATGGCCGAGTATCAGGCAGATGCTTGTATTATCGCTTCAGGTCCTCTAACGACAGAAGGCCTTTCAAACTGGATCGTTAAGAATATTTCTAATGATGACTTCTATTTCTACGATGCAATTGCTCCTGTTGTTGATGGAGACAGCCTTGATTATTCAAAACTTTATTACAAAGATCGTCACAAACCGGTAAGCGAAGAAGAGGGAGAGGAAGCAGATTATCTTAATGCTCCAATGAATCAGGAACAATATGAAGCTTTTATTGCAGAGCTTGTTAAGGCCGAAAAAGTAGCGGCCCAGAATTTTGAGGATTATAAATTCTTTGAGTCGTGTCTACCGGTTGATATTATGGCAGAGCGTGGTGTTGATACGGCCCGTTTCTCATGTATGAAGCCTATTGGACTGGAGCTACCTGATGGTACTCTTCCATATGCATGTGTTCAGTTGAGACGTGAAAACCTACTAGGCTCGGCCTTTAATATGGTTGGATTTCAAACTCGTTTAAAATACCCTGAACAAACACGTGTCTTTAAAATGATACCAGGTTTTGAAAACGCAAGTTTTCTACACTTAGGCTCTGTTCATAGAAATTCATTTATTAACTCAAGAACACTGTTAGATTTTGATCTTAGTGTTAAGAAGTTTCCTAATATCTACTTTGCTGGTCAGATTACTGGTGTTGAAGGTTATACAGAATCAGCTTCCATGGGACAATATGTAGCACTTCAACTTCTTAAGAAGTTAAGAGGTGAGGAAGTAAAGCAATTTCCTGTGGAGACAGGTCTAGGGGCCCTCGTAAATTATATTATGACTGTACCTAAGCCTACACCTTCAAATATTAACTTCGGTCTTCTTCCTCCAGTTACTCTTACTAAGGAACAAAGACGTGATCGTAAGAATCGCAAGAAAGTCAAAAAGCAACTTGCATCTGATCGTGCCAAATTAGTATTTGATGAATTCATGAGTGGGTACTTTACGAAGTGA